A genomic segment from Chloracidobacterium sp. encodes:
- the pstB gene encoding phosphate ABC transporter ATP-binding protein PstB: MAAGSNGRQPDGVTDQLALKAEARGLSFFYGEKAALHEVNLPVYAYRATALIGPSGCGKSTLLRCFNRMHDLYPNHRYAGEIRLYPDDINLLAPETDPIEVRMRIGMVFQKPNPFPKSVFENVAYGLRLRGVRSRSELEGRVERALRDAALWDEVKDRLDDSAYALSGGQQQRLCIARALATEPELLLFDEPTSALDPLATASIEALLGRLKSQVTALIVTHNLQQAARVAEFTAFMYLGELVEFGPTEVLFNAPSQKRTEDYLAGRFG; encoded by the coding sequence ATGGCCGCCGGTTCCAACGGGCGTCAGCCAGATGGCGTCACCGACCAGTTGGCGCTCAAGGCGGAAGCGCGCGGTTTGAGTTTTTTCTACGGTGAGAAGGCGGCGCTGCATGAGGTTAACCTGCCGGTTTACGCCTATCGTGCGACGGCGCTCATCGGGCCTTCCGGGTGCGGCAAGAGTACGTTGCTGCGCTGCTTCAATCGCATGCATGACCTGTACCCCAACCATCGGTATGCGGGCGAAATTCGACTTTATCCCGACGACATCAACCTGCTGGCCCCTGAGACCGACCCGATTGAGGTACGGATGCGGATTGGGATGGTTTTTCAGAAGCCGAATCCATTCCCGAAGTCGGTCTTTGAGAACGTCGCCTACGGGCTTCGTTTGCGCGGCGTCCGCAGCAGGAGCGAGCTGGAGGGACGGGTGGAACGCGCACTTCGGGACGCTGCGCTATGGGATGAGGTCAAGGATCGGCTGGACGATTCGGCCTATGCGCTGTCGGGCGGGCAGCAGCAGCGTTTGTGTATTGCGCGGGCGCTGGCGACGGAGCCGGAGTTGTTGCTGTTTGACGAACCGACTTCGGCGCTTGATCCGCTGGCGACGGCGAGTATTGAGGCGCTGCTGGGGCGTCTCAAGTCGCAGGTGACGGCGCTGATCGTGACGCACAACTTGCAGCAGGCGGCGCGCGTAGCGGAGTTCACGGCGTTTATGTACTTGGGTGAACTGGTCGAGTTTGGGCCGACGGAAGTGTTGTTCAATGCGCCGTCCCAGAAACGGACGGAGGACTACCTCGCCGGCCGATTTGGTTAG
- the pstA gene encoding phosphate ABC transporter permease PstA, with protein sequence MTNRERLAARIQRAKQYERAFLLVAWLLLGALAVVFVGLFAGTLQTGWERLQPDFFLTFASRRAERAGILAAWVGTFVVMVVTAAVAVPLGVAAGVYLEEYARPNRLTALIETNIVNLAGVPSIVYGLLALGLFVRLLGFGASVLTAGLTLGLLILPIVVVATREAIRTVPNAIREASYAVGATRWQTIWRHVLPAALPGVLTGVIIGLSRAIGETAPLVTIGAVTFIAFLPPSPVSSEAPFLSFDWLWSPFTALPIVTFDWTSRPRADFRANAAAAALTLTFLTVVMNAVAIGLRYRLRRRLQW encoded by the coding sequence ATGACAAACCGTGAGCGACTTGCGGCGCGGATTCAGCGCGCCAAACAGTATGAGCGCGCCTTTCTGCTGGTCGCTTGGCTGTTGTTGGGCGCACTGGCGGTGGTCTTTGTCGGCCTTTTCGCCGGAACGCTGCAAACCGGCTGGGAGCGGTTGCAGCCGGATTTCTTTCTGACGTTTGCCTCACGGCGGGCTGAACGAGCGGGCATTCTGGCGGCTTGGGTGGGGACGTTTGTGGTGATGGTCGTCACGGCCGCCGTCGCCGTCCCACTGGGCGTGGCGGCTGGGGTGTATCTTGAAGAGTACGCGCGTCCCAACCGTCTGACCGCCTTGATTGAGACCAACATTGTCAACTTGGCGGGCGTGCCTTCGATTGTTTATGGGCTGCTAGCGTTGGGGCTGTTTGTTCGCCTGTTGGGTTTTGGGGCGAGCGTCCTGACCGCCGGACTGACGCTGGGACTGCTGATTTTGCCGATTGTCGTCGTGGCGACGCGGGAAGCTATTCGGACGGTGCCCAACGCAATTCGAGAAGCTTCGTACGCGGTTGGGGCGACGCGCTGGCAAACCATTTGGCGTCATGTGTTGCCGGCGGCGCTGCCGGGCGTCCTCACCGGGGTCATTATCGGCTTGTCGCGGGCGATCGGGGAAACCGCTCCATTGGTGACGATTGGAGCGGTGACGTTTATTGCTTTTCTACCGCCGTCGCCGGTTTCGTCCGAAGCGCCTTTTTTGTCCTTCGACTGGCTGTGGTCGCCGTTTACGGCGCTGCCGATTGTGACGTTTGACTGGACTTCGCGCCCCAGAGCCGACTTTCGCGCCAACGCGGCGGCGGCGGCGTTGACGCTGACGTTTTTGACCGTTGTGATGAACGCCGTCGCCATCGGGCTGCGCTATCGGCTGCGGCGGCGGCTTCAGTGGTAG
- the pstC gene encoding phosphate ABC transporter permease subunit PstC, which translates to MATTTKTRRRARWWETVIEWALAGAALVAVLTTLGIAAVLIGESLPFFKSVSVWRFLTDNQWTPLFAEPRFGIGVLLAGTVTSSLVALVVAVPCGTILALYLSEFAAGRLRESVKPVLELLAGVPTVVFGYFALYTVTPLLQKVWPALPGFNLLSAGLVMGVMIIPYVASLSEDALRAVPMSLREGAYALGATRLQTAWQVVFPAAFSGVAASYVLGVSRAVGETMIVAVAAGQQPRLTFNPFEPAATVTTYIVQVAKGDVPHGSLSYRTIFAAALVLFLLTLVFNLAADWIRRRQRLRGRMA; encoded by the coding sequence GTGGCAACCACGACTAAAACACGGCGTCGGGCGCGTTGGTGGGAAACCGTGATTGAGTGGGCGCTGGCGGGAGCGGCGCTGGTCGCCGTCCTGACGACGCTCGGCATTGCAGCGGTGTTGATTGGCGAGTCGCTGCCCTTTTTCAAGTCGGTGTCCGTGTGGCGCTTCCTGACGGATAACCAGTGGACGCCGCTGTTCGCCGAGCCGCGCTTTGGTATCGGCGTGTTGCTGGCGGGTACGGTGACGAGTTCCCTAGTGGCCCTAGTTGTCGCCGTCCCCTGCGGCACGATTCTGGCGCTTTACCTGTCGGAATTCGCCGCCGGCCGCCTACGCGAAAGCGTCAAGCCGGTTTTGGAACTGCTCGCCGGCGTACCGACGGTTGTCTTCGGGTACTTTGCGCTCTACACCGTGACGCCGTTGCTTCAGAAGGTGTGGCCGGCGTTGCCCGGCTTCAACCTGCTTTCGGCGGGTCTGGTGATGGGCGTGATGATCATTCCCTACGTCGCATCGTTGAGTGAAGACGCGCTGCGTGCCGTCCCGATGAGTTTGCGCGAGGGAGCGTATGCGCTGGGCGCGACCCGCTTGCAGACGGCTTGGCAGGTGGTGTTTCCGGCGGCGTTTTCGGGGGTGGCGGCGTCGTACGTGCTGGGCGTCTCCCGCGCCGTCGGCGAAACGATGATTGTCGCCGTCGCCGCCGGGCAGCAGCCGCGTTTGACTTTCAATCCCTTTGAGCCGGCGGCGACGGTCACGACCTACATTGTGCAAGTGGCGAAGGGCGACGTGCCGCATGGCAGTCTGAGCTACCGGACGATTTTCGCGGCGGCGCTGGTGCTGTTCCTGCTCACGCTGGTTTTCAATTTGGCGGCCGACTGGATTCGCCGTCGCCAACGATTGCGGGGGCGCATGGCATGA
- a CDS encoding PstS family phosphate ABC transporter substrate-binding protein, translated as MSLHTALVIGLTLVAALAPYCAPAGRGYPVIRVDGSSTVYPLAEAVAEEFQLRHPGVRVTIGVSGTGGGMKKFCRGETDIATASRPIAASEREACRKAGLSYYELPIAMDAIVVVTHPRNTQVTAMTLDELRRMWSPEAQGVVRRWSQVNPAWGDRPLNLYGAGTDSGTFDYFTEVVNGKARASRGDYMASEDDNILVQGIAGDPNALGYFGFDIYYENRDKLRAIPIARAADRPAVTPTVATILSGEYAPLARPLLIYVNAQALTRPEVRDFVHFWLERGGSLADEVHCVPLPPDAYAAIRRHLDGGRVGSIFNGRSAVAVSLHDLLTLPAAL; from the coding sequence ATGTCGCTCCATACCGCGTTGGTCATTGGTCTGACGCTGGTTGCGGCGCTTGCGCCCTACTGCGCCCCGGCCGGCCGCGGCTACCCCGTCATTCGGGTGGACGGTTCGAGTACGGTGTACCCGCTGGCGGAAGCCGTCGCCGAGGAGTTCCAACTTCGTCATCCGGGCGTGCGCGTCACCATCGGCGTTTCCGGGACAGGCGGTGGAATGAAAAAGTTCTGTCGCGGCGAAACTGACATCGCCACGGCGTCGCGCCCCATCGCTGCCTCCGAGCGTGAGGCATGCCGCAAGGCGGGGCTGTCCTACTACGAGTTGCCCATCGCCATGGACGCCATCGTAGTCGTCACGCACCCGCGCAATACGCAGGTTACCGCCATGACGCTTGACGAGTTACGGCGTATGTGGTCGCCGGAAGCACAGGGCGTTGTCCGCCGCTGGTCACAGGTCAATCCGGCGTGGGGCGACCGCCCGCTTAACCTGTACGGCGCAGGAACTGACTCCGGGACGTTCGACTACTTCACCGAGGTCGTCAACGGAAAAGCGCGCGCCAGCCGGGGCGACTATATGGCGTCGGAGGATGACAACATCCTCGTACAGGGCATCGCCGGCGACCCAAACGCGCTGGGCTACTTCGGTTTTGACATTTACTACGAAAACCGTGACAAGCTGCGCGCCATTCCGATTGCCCGCGCGGCCGACCGTCCGGCGGTGACGCCGACGGTGGCGACGATTCTTTCCGGCGAGTATGCGCCGCTGGCGCGTCCGTTGTTGATTTACGTCAACGCGCAGGCGCTGACGCGCCCGGAAGTACGCGACTTTGTTCACTTTTGGCTGGAGCGAGGCGGAAGCCTCGCCGATGAAGTGCATTGCGTGCCGCTTCCGCCGGACGCCTACGCCGCCATTCGGCGGCATCTGGATGGTGGGCGCGTTGGAAGCATTTTCAACGGCCGCTCGGCCGTCGCCGTTTCTCTGCACGACTTGTTGACCTTGCCGGCCGCGCTGTAG
- a CDS encoding pyridoxal phosphate-dependent aminotransferase, whose product MPGFLADVDLTPNQLERARQRAAAYIDLTSSNPTHHGLLFPADILREAAAAYWDSRRYEPDPRGQLAARRAIAADYARRTPALEVSPDDIFITASTSEAYSLLFTLLTEPGDNVLGPNITYPLFEHLAAAHHIHMRKYELAASPEGWRINEASLVAAANDRTRAVLIISPHNPTGMIIQRPIPALRRLGLPIICDEVFAAFTYRVPATPPLGTLHPELPVFHLNGISKRFALPDLKLGWIALNKPAAEAFGARLEILNDAFLSANALTQFMLPTLFERGQAFVAAMQRRFRASLTMAIDLLERAPNVTVQPPDGGYYLFPQVTGWDDEEALALYLLEQGVLVHPGYFYGGELGVARIMLSCLIEPSQLRTGLETLTRAICR is encoded by the coding sequence ATGCCCGGTTTTCTCGCTGACGTTGATCTGACGCCAAATCAGCTTGAACGTGCGCGTCAACGCGCCGCCGCCTACATTGATTTGACGAGCAGCAACCCGACCCACCATGGACTTCTGTTCCCTGCCGACATCCTCCGCGAAGCGGCGGCGGCTTACTGGGACAGCCGACGCTATGAACCTGACCCGCGCGGACAGCTTGCTGCGCGCCGCGCTATTGCCGCCGACTACGCTCGCCGGACGCCAGCCCTTGAGGTGTCACCGGACGACATTTTCATCACTGCAAGTACCAGTGAGGCGTACAGTTTGCTGTTCACGCTTCTAACCGAGCCGGGCGATAATGTCCTTGGGCCAAACATTACCTACCCGCTCTTTGAACACTTGGCAGCGGCTCATCACATCCATATGCGGAAGTATGAGTTGGCGGCGTCGCCGGAGGGCTGGCGCATCAACGAAGCATCGCTTGTCGCCGCCGCCAATGACCGCACGCGCGCTGTCTTGATAATCTCGCCGCACAATCCAACGGGGATGATCATCCAGCGCCCAATACCGGCGCTGCGCCGACTTGGCTTGCCGATCATCTGCGACGAGGTTTTCGCTGCGTTCACTTACCGCGTGCCGGCGACGCCGCCGCTGGGAACGCTCCACCCAGAACTGCCGGTTTTTCATCTAAACGGCATTTCCAAACGTTTTGCCTTACCCGATCTCAAACTAGGCTGGATTGCTTTGAACAAGCCAGCGGCGGAAGCCTTTGGCGCACGCCTGGAAATCCTCAATGACGCCTTTCTTAGCGCCAACGCCCTCACACAGTTTATGCTACCGACCTTGTTCGAGCGAGGGCAGGCGTTTGTCGCTGCCATGCAGCGGCGTTTTAGGGCGTCATTGACCATGGCGATTGACTTGCTTGAACGCGCCCCGAACGTCACGGTACAGCCGCCAGACGGCGGCTATTATCTCTTCCCGCAGGTCACCGGCTGGGATGATGAGGAGGCGTTGGCGCTGTACTTACTGGAACAAGGCGTTCTTGTACATCCGGGCTATTTTTACGGCGGCGAACTGGGCGTCGCTCGCATTATGCTTTCTTGCCTGATTGAGCCAAGCCAACTCCGTACCGGCTTGGAAACGCTCACGCGGGCGATTTGCCGGTAG
- a CDS encoding insulinase family protein has product MHRFSRRLLMRLVCAVGVVGVLLIPTYAQRTTAAVTPRPQDAVTEQVVAGVKTLVKRRRGSQTVAVGLFFAGGAGNANPAQAGIEALTLATATEASRRFPREALRRETARLGANLSYIVTYDYSALTLATTRQTFERGWTLFADVVRQPRFEAEDVALVRERLIAALRDDEDDPETVLQQMQAKVVYGGHPYAAAPKGTPETLARLEAADLRKHYAQLLTTKRLLLVVVGDLDAGLVAKRAAALFAGLPMGAPPPPVPSLFWTASDVTLTARPLPTDYVQGIYAAPALTSPDFPALRLAAAVLRDRVFEEVRVKRNLSYAPMAFLTAQGANVGGIYVSSVDAHQAVAVMLDEIERLRTELVEPAELRATVAQFLTTYYLAEETNSSQMATLALYELVGGGWREAFVALDRLQTVTPEQVRAAARKYMVNLRFAIVGDEKRVRPLVSRLTNGTPRD; this is encoded by the coding sequence ATGCACCGTTTTTCCCGCCGGCTTCTAATGCGCTTGGTGTGCGCCGTTGGGGTGGTCGGCGTCCTATTGATCCCAACCTACGCCCAACGGACGACCGCCGCTGTCACCCCCCGCCCGCAAGACGCCGTTACTGAACAAGTTGTCGCGGGCGTTAAAACGCTCGTCAAGCGGCGACGCGGTAGTCAGACCGTCGCCGTCGGTCTCTTTTTCGCCGGTGGGGCCGGCAACGCCAATCCCGCGCAAGCTGGTATTGAAGCCCTGACGCTGGCGACGGCGACCGAAGCCAGCCGTCGCTTCCCGCGCGAGGCGCTACGCCGAGAAACAGCGCGTTTGGGTGCAAATCTAAGTTACATCGTGACATATGACTACTCGGCCCTGACGCTAGCGACCACGCGCCAAACATTCGAGCGGGGATGGACGCTCTTCGCTGATGTCGTGCGGCAGCCCCGCTTTGAGGCGGAGGATGTCGCCCTCGTCCGCGAGCGACTCATCGCCGCCCTGCGCGATGATGAGGATGACCCGGAAACCGTCCTGCAGCAAATGCAGGCCAAGGTAGTGTACGGCGGGCATCCCTATGCAGCCGCGCCCAAGGGGACGCCGGAGACCCTAGCGCGGTTAGAGGCCGCCGACCTACGCAAGCATTACGCACAACTTCTGACCACAAAACGGCTGCTGCTCGTCGTCGTCGGAGATCTTGACGCGGGCCTTGTCGCCAAACGGGCGGCGGCGCTCTTTGCTGGGCTACCAATGGGCGCCCCGCCGCCGCCTGTTCCGTCGCTGTTTTGGACGGCTTCGGATGTCACTCTGACGGCGCGTCCGCTGCCGACGGACTATGTGCAGGGCATCTATGCAGCGCCTGCTCTGACTTCCCCCGACTTCCCTGCGCTGCGGCTGGCGGCGGCTGTCCTGCGCGACCGTGTGTTCGAAGAGGTGCGTGTCAAGCGCAATCTGTCCTATGCGCCGATGGCGTTTCTGACGGCGCAGGGCGCAAATGTCGGTGGGATTTACGTCTCGTCGGTGGATGCCCACCAAGCTGTAGCGGTCATGCTGGACGAAATCGAACGACTGCGCACCGAACTGGTCGAACCGGCGGAGTTGCGCGCCACAGTCGCTCAGTTTTTGACAACCTACTACTTGGCTGAAGAAACCAACAGCAGCCAGATGGCGACCCTAGCGCTTTACGAGCTCGTAGGCGGCGGCTGGCGAGAGGCCTTTGTTGCGCTTGACCGACTGCAAACCGTCACGCCGGAGCAAGTGCGGGCCGCAGCACGGAAATACATGGTCAACTTACGTTTCGCTATTGTGGGCGATGAGAAGCGCGTGCGTCCCTTGGTAAGCCGGCTTACCAACGGCACGCCGCGTGATTGA
- a CDS encoding glycosyltransferase family 9 protein, whose protein sequence is MKSLSFDRPVLFRLRSIGDTVLMTPLLSALKAWRPNLPVAVVLEPLAAPILEPHPLVDELIVIPRARRGVAGFTERLRAVHRLRAGNFDMAFNVHGGTTAAWLMRLAGIPQRIGYPLPNTRRLLTHVAPPPTELWRKPTIHCVEQQLGLLKAVGVPVPSPPPRTKLYCDPKARAVVTAKLRRAGVRGPYAVVHPAAAFPSKQWAAAHFAEVIVDLARRGLQPVVVVGPGEEAVAEAVRRSLADPHKAVFFTDLPLAETMAVIAGSAFFIGNDSGPAHIAAAFGRPLVVIFGSSNDRVWSPWTHAPHRVVRHQLPCVPCAGPVCHAFPEPECIRRVTVSEVIEAITAVLGS, encoded by the coding sequence GTGAAGTCGCTGTCGTTTGATCGCCCTGTACTGTTCCGGCTGCGTTCGATTGGCGACACAGTGTTGATGACGCCGTTGCTGAGTGCGTTGAAGGCCTGGCGTCCTAACCTGCCGGTGGCTGTGGTATTGGAGCCGCTCGCCGCGCCGATTCTCGAACCGCATCCACTTGTGGACGAACTGATTGTCATCCCGCGCGCCCGGCGAGGCGTAGCCGGTTTCACGGAGCGTCTGCGTGCAGTCCATCGGTTGCGCGCTGGAAACTTCGACATGGCGTTCAACGTCCATGGTGGAACAACCGCTGCATGGCTGATGCGGCTGGCGGGTATACCGCAGCGAATCGGCTACCCTCTACCGAACACACGCCGGTTGCTGACGCACGTTGCGCCGCCGCCGACCGAGCTGTGGCGCAAGCCGACGATTCACTGTGTCGAGCAGCAGCTTGGGTTGCTAAAAGCGGTCGGCGTTCCTGTGCCGTCGCCGCCGCCGCGTACGAAACTTTATTGCGACCCCAAAGCGCGCGCTGTCGTGACGGCGAAGTTGCGACGGGCGGGTGTTCGGGGGCCGTACGCCGTGGTACACCCGGCGGCGGCCTTTCCGAGTAAGCAGTGGGCGGCGGCGCATTTCGCCGAGGTCATTGTTGACTTGGCGCGGCGCGGCTTGCAGCCGGTTGTTGTCGTTGGGCCCGGCGAGGAAGCTGTCGCTGAAGCCGTCAGACGATCGCTTGCCGACCCTCACAAAGCAGTGTTTTTCACCGATTTGCCGTTGGCGGAAACCATGGCCGTGATTGCCGGAAGCGCATTTTTCATTGGCAATGATAGCGGGCCAGCGCACATTGCGGCGGCCTTTGGACGTCCACTCGTGGTGATTTTCGGCTCGTCCAATGACAGAGTTTGGTCGCCTTGGACTCATGCGCCACATCGCGTTGTTCGCCACCAACTGCCGTGCGTCCCCTGCGCCGGGCCGGTCTGCCATGCTTTTCCCGAACCCGAATGCATTCGCCGTGTAACCGTTTCCGAAGTGATTGAAGCAATCACGGCCGTTCTCGGAAGCTAA
- a CDS encoding SpoIID/LytB domain-containing protein produces the protein MACWLVLCLISSSLSAAAQVTRPRRVAEPASAAPPSPVTKNTPPKLETEPEIRIALATNADFATVTCDGTMSVLDAATSEPLPINARKATVQLEFAPPKGAERYRVEVAAFKTRTAAEEAMARLRERVPGPVVTRYDAREKSYVVVVGDCAAPEDAEALMVSVVNAGFRRPVVTRDAPSSPAGSPTPRLGVTADGGESLLRGAQSCTFVALDEDRAPLKFGGQSYRGRIEVFLNRRGRLTVVNVVPVEAYLRGVVPNELSPTVFSNLEALKAQAIAARTYALKNRGKYAAEGYDLLPTAASQVYRGQGSEHPLSDRAVLETRGVVATYHGEPIDALYTSTSGGRTESSEYVFGSPQPYLKSVLVAPQTRASRWVTSTRSWEGRRNLEPRLPARDWALLTVAGFPLPERLTAAYCEAPATVREVTLWLNTAARLAQTGAGERATGDVLRLGGFAQALAAALYGAESPTRLVTPEDARYWLGTEAERFRPEERPALAYFVREQALRPTLLLAGDRPLTRGAALGWLARALAGRGLPPLQSGRARPYDGKTLTLRMGNGKDDQSWTVAPDVFLFRNFGGECLPVERLEIIGGEQVRLYADADNRVRYLEVTPVMNGATSDRSSQFSWWDVRLTAAELQTQLAKAGVNVGEVRELTALARGDSGRVARLRVVGTRGTSELTGLKIRSALGLRENLFVVIREWDAAGRLVGVRFIGRGWGHGVGMCQVGAYGLAVEGYTHERILKHFYTGITLTRLYP, from the coding sequence TTGGCGTGCTGGTTGGTGTTGTGCCTGATTAGCTCAAGCCTATCGGCGGCGGCGCAGGTGACGCGCCCACGACGGGTCGCCGAACCGGCGTCGGCTGCGCCGCCGTCGCCTGTGACAAAAAACACGCCGCCGAAGCTGGAAACCGAGCCGGAAATTCGGATCGCTCTGGCGACCAACGCCGACTTCGCTACGGTGACGTGCGACGGCACGATGTCCGTTCTGGACGCCGCAACAAGTGAGCCTCTGCCCATCAACGCACGGAAGGCGACCGTTCAGCTTGAATTTGCGCCGCCCAAAGGCGCTGAACGCTACCGGGTGGAAGTCGCCGCGTTCAAAACCCGTACAGCGGCGGAGGAAGCGATGGCGCGGTTACGTGAGCGCGTCCCCGGCCCCGTCGTGACGCGCTACGACGCACGCGAGAAGAGCTACGTCGTAGTCGTCGGTGACTGCGCCGCGCCGGAAGACGCCGAAGCGCTGATGGTGAGCGTCGTCAACGCCGGTTTTCGTCGTCCGGTCGTGACGCGGGACGCGCCCTCATCTCCGGCCGGCTCGCCGACGCCGCGCCTTGGCGTGACGGCCGACGGCGGGGAATCACTGCTGCGCGGCGCGCAATCCTGCACCTTCGTCGCGCTCGATGAAGATCGCGCGCCGCTCAAGTTCGGCGGACAGTCCTACCGGGGACGGATTGAGGTTTTTCTCAACCGGCGCGGTCGCCTGACGGTCGTCAACGTCGTACCGGTGGAAGCCTACCTGCGGGGCGTCGTGCCGAATGAGCTGTCGCCGACGGTGTTTTCCAATCTGGAGGCGCTCAAGGCGCAGGCGATTGCGGCGCGCACCTACGCGCTGAAGAATCGCGGCAAGTACGCGGCGGAAGGCTACGACTTGTTGCCGACGGCGGCCTCGCAGGTGTATCGCGGGCAAGGGTCGGAGCATCCGCTCTCCGACCGCGCCGTACTGGAGACGCGCGGCGTCGTCGCCACGTACCACGGCGAGCCGATTGACGCGCTCTACACCTCGACTTCCGGCGGGCGGACGGAAAGCTCGGAGTACGTCTTCGGCTCGCCGCAGCCGTACCTCAAAAGCGTCCTTGTCGCGCCGCAAACGCGGGCGTCGCGCTGGGTAACGTCAACCCGGTCGTGGGAGGGGCGGCGCAACTTGGAACCGCGGCTTCCGGCGCGGGACTGGGCGCTGCTGACCGTCGCCGGATTTCCGCTGCCGGAGCGTCTGACGGCGGCGTACTGCGAAGCTCCGGCGACCGTCCGTGAAGTTACACTTTGGCTCAATACGGCGGCGCGGCTGGCGCAGACCGGCGCGGGAGAGCGGGCGACCGGCGATGTTTTGCGGCTCGGCGGTTTTGCGCAGGCGTTGGCGGCGGCGCTCTACGGCGCGGAATCGCCGACGCGCCTAGTGACGCCGGAAGACGCGCGCTACTGGCTGGGGACTGAAGCGGAGCGGTTTCGACCTGAAGAACGACCGGCGCTGGCGTATTTCGTTCGGGAGCAGGCGTTGCGTCCGACGCTGTTGTTAGCGGGCGATCGTCCGTTGACGCGCGGCGCAGCGCTCGGCTGGCTGGCGCGCGCGCTGGCGGGACGCGGATTGCCGCCGTTGCAGAGCGGGAGAGCGCGTCCCTACGATGGGAAGACGCTGACGTTGCGGATGGGAAACGGCAAGGACGATCAAAGCTGGACGGTCGCGCCGGACGTGTTTTTGTTTCGGAATTTCGGCGGCGAGTGTCTGCCGGTTGAACGGTTGGAAATCATCGGCGGCGAACAGGTGCGGTTGTACGCCGACGCGGACAATCGTGTGCGGTATCTCGAAGTGACGCCGGTGATGAACGGCGCGACCAGCGACCGCTCGTCGCAGTTTTCGTGGTGGGATGTACGGCTGACGGCGGCGGAGTTACAGACGCAGTTGGCCAAAGCCGGCGTCAATGTCGGCGAAGTTCGGGAGCTGACGGCGCTTGCGCGCGGGGATTCGGGGCGCGTGGCGCGACTGCGCGTTGTGGGAACGCGCGGGACGAGTGAGTTGACGGGGCTGAAGATTCGGTCGGCGCTGGGACTGCGTGAAAACCTGTTCGTCGTCATCCGCGAATGGGACGCCGCCGGCCGGTTGGTCGGCGTCAGATTCATTGGGCGCGGCTGGGGGCATGGCGTCGGCATGTGTCAGGTCGGGGCGTACGGGCTGGCGGTCGAGGGCTACACGCACGAACGCATTCTGAAGCATTTCTACACGGGGATAACGCTGACGCGGCTGTATCCGTGA
- a CDS encoding DUF969 domain-containing protein — MGAWWDWPAWKLLGVVVLGVGLAQRRPTGPVVLVAGLVTAGLAGLPLVGGGARPGILDTLGKAFVENRVITLYLLTLPAIGLAERMGLHTVMARMMGRLTGVSLSWILVGFQATRVAMGALGLRLQGHVAFGRPIVAPMAAAALPQPSPAHEADAKAAVAAAENYGNFFGQNLFPASAGCLLVAGVMKGAGYPVDVVKLSLCAIPIVMVSLGLAAVQFIRLEHRLRRASARPTEQQAGDVRHG, encoded by the coding sequence ATGGGCGCATGGTGGGATTGGCCTGCTTGGAAACTGTTGGGTGTCGTCGTCTTGGGGGTCGGTCTGGCGCAACGCCGACCGACCGGCCCCGTCGTCCTCGTCGCCGGACTCGTCACGGCTGGACTCGCAGGTCTGCCGCTGGTCGGCGGCGGTGCGCGGCCCGGCATCCTCGACACGCTCGGCAAAGCCTTCGTTGAAAACCGCGTCATTACGCTCTACCTGCTCACCTTGCCCGCCATTGGTCTCGCCGAACGGATGGGGCTGCACACCGTCATGGCGCGGATGATGGGACGGCTGACCGGCGTTTCGCTGTCGTGGATTTTGGTCGGCTTCCAAGCAACGCGCGTCGCCATGGGCGCGTTGGGTCTGCGGTTGCAAGGCCACGTTGCCTTTGGTCGGCCAATTGTCGCGCCGATGGCGGCGGCGGCGCTGCCGCAACCATCCCCGGCGCACGAAGCCGACGCCAAGGCTGCAGTCGCGGCGGCTGAAAACTATGGCAACTTTTTCGGCCAGAACCTGTTCCCGGCTTCCGCCGGCTGCCTGCTTGTCGCAGGCGTCATGAAAGGCGCAGGCTATCCGGTGGATGTCGTGAAGCTGTCGCTCTGCGCCATCCCCATCGTGATGGTGTCGCTTGGGCTGGCGGCCGTACAGTTCATCCGGCTCGAACACCGACTCCGGCGCGCAAGCGCCCGGCCGACCGAGCAGCAGGCCGGAGATGTACGCCATGGCTGA